ACATACCAGAACGATAATCCAAGGTTCTTGTCAAGGTTCCTTTACAGAGATTATTGAGCTGTGATTCAATGCCGCTCAAGAATGTGGTAGCTTCATCGAACGGCTTGGATAGCTCCTCCTTGTATCTATATAGAGTCTTACAGTATGCCTCCTGAGAAAACAACAGTGAACAGTAACTAATACCTTTATTATTtagctaaaagaaaagaaaaactgatACCTTTACTACCAAGACACAGCATATAtctttaaaaaaggaaagaaggcgAAGCATGCCGCACGTATACAATTTGATTGCTGATCAAACTGTGACCAGATTCCCAAGTTTTCGtttcttatcatttttcttggTAGCCATAGAACAATATTGCAtactaaaaatgaaaaagattaaaaaagaagtaAAGAAAAGTGAACGACTTCCTCTAATGTTTTAAGTACCATGAATTCATCCAGTTCTGGGTTAGCTCCTATCTCACTGTAAGTTCTGCCTAATGCGTAGTGGTTTCCTCGGCTGATTTCTTCAAGAAGAGACGCCATTTCCGGGGGAGCTCCAACCTTTAAGcccaaaaaatcaataaaatgaaaaaagagaaaactaaGTTTGGAATTCTAACCGTTGAGCAGTTGGGAAAAGTGGGGTTTGGGAGAAAAAACCAAGACAACCTTTATGCCCAcaatatcaataaataaaaaaataaaaaataaaaacccaaagTTCGTGTCATGCTCTTtggttttcaattattttttccttGATATTCAATATAAAGTATAAACAGTTCAGAAGAATCATCAAAATTATCCAATAATAGAATGGTAACCTTTTGGCATTCTATATAAGCAGAAACCAAATTTGGATAAAGAGGATGGTTGGAAATCTGGTTCTTGATCAGATCCATCATCTCCGATCCTCCGACTTCTGGCTCAGCCTCTTCGAATTGGAGCATGTTATCCATAGAGCCGTGAAATCTAGCTGAAGTATTAGAAGAAGATATTACAGGATTAAGCCTATAAAACTCTTCCATCGCAAGAATTGCAACTCTCTCACGGTCTCGCTAGTCAAAGGAATATTTGTCACAAGTATCAATCCCTCTAGGCTCTAAAGAAACTCCAACTCATGAAAAGAATTTCAAAGGGAGAGCCAGGCAGAGAATTAGAAGCAAATGCATTGCGGTTCAAGCAGAGGTAACATTAATCTACAAGTAGGTAAGCCAACAGCCGCGGTAATATCTTTCTAGAGTATCATTACGACACGTTTCAGTCTTTAAGCTCAAGAAtcagagagagggaggggaggGGGTTAGGTTTAAACAGTAAACAAGAACTTTTTCACGCTAAAGATCAGTAAACGCAGCTACAAGCAATACCGAATGTGCTAAAAGCTTAAAACAAGATgagctatatatataagctttctGGAATCGATACAAGCCGCCACTATATGAACTTCATGAATCCTAATGATAAAGttccagagagagagagcgagagagagaaagagggatcAAGAAGGCCTCGGAAAGAGACTTGACCTTACTTTCTTTTCCAAGAAAACCAGAAAGAGCGAAACAGATggagagagaggggagagagagagagagagagagagatagggaCACCTGCAAAAGAGACTAGacgagaaaaagagagaaatgaaagatGGAGAAGGACCGTGacttgagaaagagagagggggatGGAATAGGGACAGTGGACACAGTTAAATACTGAAACAGTAGGAGTTTAAAGACAAGGTCGAGGGAGTAGCCCGTATTTATAGAGGTCATTTATCTATCTGATATAGGCTTAGGTTTCACTCTGACAAGAATGATGCTAGATTTCGTGATCTCATTGGTTAAGGCCTGGACTCTGGGTCCCAACGAAAACAATGTGGGTGGACTCCCCTTAACTTCATACTGTACGTACCTTATCCTGTCCTTTTCACCCTTCACATGAAGATACCCATCCCGACCTCTTCCATTTATATCTCTCAGAGAAATCAGAACGCAAGCTTGTGGGAATTTAAGCACACCGCGGAACGGAGAGTACCGCTTTTGATCGAAGAGATCTAAAATACTATGTGTTTTTCTTGCTTCCCCCCTCCCTCAAATCACGGTTTCTATCCCTTTTGATTGCATGTTGCATGGACTTCTCTCTATgttaaagtattttatttttgttttctgtgtTTTTAGGATCAATTTTTATGGATGAGACAAATTCAAGGCGATAAATATGCTGACACGGGCAGGAAAATACGTAGTTTTTTGTGATAAAAGTGATAAGAAACAGTAATgatacttaaaaaattttaaataaataaattttatgcaatttttttaaataaaaaagtagattttgtcataaaaaaatatgaaaagaactatttttttaataaatttttataaaatttatctacttgagacttacatataattttaaaaaaaaaaatgctgagaATTTCGGGTTAATCTATTTTATACTATGTTGGTTGATGGTTACATGTTTTCCGCATATCAAAATGGGCATTGCTACCTACAATCCTACATCAACAGATGATTCTCAATCCTCACCCATAAgcccaaatttatttattttttactttattttcaaatattttttaaaaatatttagacattttttaaaaataaaaatatatatatatattcattttaaaaagaattacttaactattaaataaaattaaaaaaaaaaacaatgaatttCGGCAGAAGATTTCGGTGGAATTAGACTTTTCCTATCAAAATTAAGTAGATGTTCAGTCCTTGAATTTTACGCTTTTATCTTTCTactcttttaagttttttatgtcatttttttttttaacttgaatTTAATCACAAGCTGCTCAAAAAGCacatatcatttttataaattggtCTGTATAGGAAAAGTTTGATCCAAcccaaattaaaagaaaactttATCCCTTTGTCCAAAACCTAGGAAACGAATGGGTTCGGCAATTTATGACTACTATAGTACAAAGTTCAAGCGGCTTTAGGTTTTGCAATTGATGTGTAacgtttttttaatatatataattcataatttgattttttaaaatttttagaacaatttattttatgtctaaaattgttttaaaatctttattaattttttagtctTGCGGCATGTTATGTGTCGGACATAAATTTTCGTGAAGAAATCTAGTGGAAGTCCAtcaaagaatttttattaagaaatatatTCGACGATCAAAATATCAGAAAGTAAGTTGCGTTTAGATAGTAAGATGATCAAAAGGGAGACacatcttaaaattaaaaagaaaaacattacgGTAGAAAGGTTGAGTGTTtacttttcttgttttgttttgtatggtagattcattttctttacgttaattatatagttatgaatataaattttagtgTCGAAtcacataaattattaaatttacttATTTTCCCTCCCATCGTCTACTATTTTCGGACCATCCGGCGGCCAAAAACCAACATTGACAACTACTAATACATTTGGCACCAAAAGATCAGCTCCCACACTTAAAAGCCAATATGTGTTGCATTAGCCCTGAGCCTCCACACTTtgatcattcattttttctgtGTTAATTTAAGGGTACAATGTCAAATATTCTTTTGTTGATACGAGAAGAGAAGAATATGTGTCCTATTGGAtgcaaaattatattaattctcAGTCAAGAATCTAGTACTACAACGTGAGACAATTGCAGACAATggtaaaaaattatcatattataaagAATGATGCTAAGTACGATCGTAGAGTgcgtaaatattatataattattttgaaaaagggTATTGGAGCCCGttagtaaaaaattaattttttttatgtaaattttatatttatttaatttttttaaaataattatgcggCACTTACAAACTCACGACTACAACTATCATTCCtctattctaaaattatattcataaaatGGTTTTATATTAAGTACAGAGACATTAATTTAGAGAGATTAGGTGGCATTAATCACTGATTACCCAATTGATTAGTGGGTCAGAAGCAGAGAAGCACGTGGTTTGGTTTCATTCCAATTTTCCGAAATTGATTTGTCTTGGAATGGACTGctctaaatattttaaataatataaattgttTTTTGGAGGAAAAATCAAACCCATAGAAATTTACCGGCTGCTTTTATGGGTTCTAAGGAAAGCAATTTAGGTAGGCCACCGATCTATAAACAGCCAAACAAAAACATACCATTAATGAAGTAGCAGATATGGACAATTTCCATGATTAAAGGCAGAGAACATGACCCTCTGTTCCTTCAGAAAATGCAGTAGGACTGTGGTTTTGttagaaggaaaatgctagttaGTATCTGGAGTGAATCTTTCAAAGTTATATTTATCGttagtgtatatttttttttaagtatatataaataagttattACTAGTATATTTGTGTAttgttttacttaaaaaaaagaaaaataaaacaaaaaccaaaatgtAATAGGAGCACTACTATAACAGATTGCATGTTTTGTGATGGGCTTAACcatcacaaataaaataaaataaaattgttaagaAGGATTTTTGTGACGATTAGAAACCGTCGACGTACCTACAAAACAACAACATCACATATATTTTGTGACAGTTTACTATTCAACTATCACAAAATTCTTTTTTGTGATTGTAGATAGTTTGTCGTTCATTCTTTTGTGTGAACGTGATGACCATTTGTGACAAATGGTTAATAAATACGTTTGCacatatttttcatttgaacaAAGTTgacattataattttaaatttgaatgcCAGTTATCAGTAGTTTGGATGTGAACAGATAAACATACAGACTGTTAGTAAATATGTCCGTACGTATCCTTCGTTTGAACTTTTGGAATGCAACTTTAGAATGATATAGTATTTTATATTCAGACGTTCGTTTATCCTGAATTTGGACTTGAAGGGATATGCATTAAGACATCCATGGATATGTTTACACATTCGAGAACTTTACATGTTCAAACGTGATATTGTATGTGCGGACATTTGCGATTACATGTAtccttatttatgtttttacgtTGCTTCAAACGTGAAGACAAATTTGAACGTGTGAGGTTTACATTCGAACATAAAGTCACTCAGAattaataaatcaataaaattgaatttcacattaattaaatttaaattgtatTACGCACAAATAAAAGGCAATGTTTGAAAATGTTTGATGCTAGGagtacaaaattaaattaaatttactaGATAGCATTTTGTTTCAAATATAGATTAAAGTTCATTTATTATTCTTTCCCCAACCACCACAATTCTGTTGCAGTGACACAATCTGTTCCATCCGGACCAACATCTCCCGTTGTATCTAATTTTGAACTTCAATGCGTATTCTTTCATCTTGGTCTCTTTGCTGCTCTTGCAAATGCATCTCTAAATTTGACTATCAAGATAGGAGATTCTTCAACTCTTGTTGTCTTGACTTCATTTGCTTAATTTCTTGGTGCGTATCGTCCAAATCTTTGATAAGATTATTTACTTGTGAACCCAAGGCCATGGAGGATGAACTAACGTGCTTGAAGGAACATCCAAACCCTCTGACCAAACCAGACTTATTTCCAAGGAACTGGGTAAAAATGTCAATGTCACTGGGAGAAAGTTCCTCAGAGGCATACTACAGCTCAATCTTTTTCTCCTACAAGAATTATAAAAACTACAAtagtaaaaaaacaaacaaaaaagtgtaaaaaaacaTTCAGGACAAATGATATCTATAATTGCATAATGCAATTTTACTTAAGTAATTATCTCTGGTTACATGATCAATCCACTCGCAATTGCCATTGGTATGGATCGTAGCATAAACATGAATAAGggagaaattttcaaaattgtcACATTTTTTATTAAGTCACATTAGCaaaattaaatcatgttagcacttaattaaatgatatagttaaaagatatatatagtAACTAATTACCATTTTCTTTGCAAGACTTTGGAATGATCTATTATGTACTTTGATAGAACTAAAATATTGCAGGAGgaagtaataatattaaatataatctaTGAAACCAcgacataatttaaataagttATGGGAAAAAATGCAATTACCTGATAATTTGAGCTTGCTAAGAGGTCGCAGCACTTCCTTCAATTGTCtaaattcatttgttaaaaAAGTGTTTGAACAACCTCCTATAATATCTCAAACCTCTTGAAGTGTTCGTGAACCTACACTTGTGACACCAAAATAATGTAACAatcaactcattcacagttcgtCTATCTTCTTTACGATTGAAATTTAGTTCAAATTCATCACAATAAGTGAATAATTAAGATGTCGTGCATACTAACAGTAACGTCACTTCATTAGTTGGAACATCTCAATGAACTTCGGGCATATAAACTCACAAGTACATGACTTCGAATGTGATCTGTAACCTTAGTTGGGACATCTTACCAAGATCGTATGTAAAAGGGAGCATAAGTTTTAACTAGTGTCCCAAAATAGGAGAAAAGCCATGTGCCACTATCATCCAGAGCTCCAGTGCAGCCATTGGAGATATTGACCTTGGTTTTTTCGtgtcaaataattttttccaaccCTAGGCCACTTGTTAAGCCACGCCTGCGACTTAGCAAAGAGTCaagtaatatatttaaatgtattaaaaacATTTAATTCTCCCTAAGTAGTATATAaacaataaattctcaacaaCGATGTACTTACTGCCAAGTGTTGACTGGTCTGTCTTTGGTGTATCAAGATCATCAAGGGCAGTTGGCAAGTCCTTAACCCTATACATGTTGCTAACAAACCATCCAATGCAATAAACATCGTTGTactatattatactagtataaaatTGATCTATAGCATAGTATAATACTGTACTAAACTAGTAATATACCTCTAATATATGATACTACTATAGTAGTattacatctatatatatatatatatatgatactataGCATAATTACATACTTCATTTATAGatattgatttatatataaagattaatatatagtgatatatgtagtaaaaaaaatatatggtgaTATATAACGTGATTCATagcatatattatattatatataggtaTCCTATCGTATAGTaaacattaataaataattatgtttATTAAACTAAATTACTAACTTATGAGTAATAATACGTTCAAACGGTTTCACCATGTGTTCAAACTGTTAGCTAAGTGTTCAAATGTTTCCAATATAGGAAAATTCATGTTCAAACATCAATTTCTGTGTTGGTGTCTTCTAACCTAATAGCGGTATTGTTTCGTGCCATTAACAAAATATACATTTAAACATTAGCTATtcacatttgaatattttgagtcTGAAGTAGTGTATGCAAACATACTTGCACACGATGGGAAATTTAATTTGCACACATTTGAACGTTCATACTTGGACGTTTGAACGTTACGTGACAATAAGTACATAGTTCAAATGTCTAGAACTCATTTTCACAGGCtttaaaaaccaaaccatcGCGACGCCACTGTCAAATGCCACCACAACCCTCATAAAAAGGGTAGTACCCAATCATATGATTTTTAGAGTGTTTTgcattgattttaaatatgtttCGGTGTGTCGATCTTGGGTTTTTCCCAACCACTGTGGCCAATTACTGACCAAATGGCCATTGTAGGATGGTTACACTGAGTGTATATTTCATATCTACGGTAGCTATTTCCCTAATAGTGATGTGGTCGGGAAAAACGAAGATGGATGAGTTGACTCAGCCAAATCCTCCTATTTATACTTTATACGTTCAAATGTAACAATTTATGTTTGAACGTTAGTTTACTTGAAATGAACATTCCAACGTAGAAATATATGTTTGCACGTTCTTTATACGTGCAAACCTTGTAAATCTTGGCTTTCAAATGTTTAaaataacattcaaacatagATATAGTTCGAACTATATGTTGGAGTATAGTCTGAACGATATATTAGACTACTCTGACATAACAATGATATGCGAACGTAATTCACTTTAGGAATCATTGTTCGAACGGTAACActattaatattcaaatagtGACACATGTGGGTTTGTATGTTTTGCATTACGTGCATATGTGATTGTTCACATTCACATATAATCTTGTAATTTGAACATTAGCGATTCATGTTCAAACGCATGTGTACATTTGAACTTTAATATTCCATAGTTTGAACATACGTTCAATATGCCATAGTtcaaaaatacgttcgaacgtgttaAGAATTTTCCTACTCAGGCTCTTTACTAGTAGAACACatttaaatttaatgaaatgagtttagttttttttttttttttttggcaagatATATCTCATCAATTCATAACACAAAAATAGGGTATGGAAGGAACCCTGAACATGTCACGGGTCAGCGTTCAAATAGTTATAACGGAACGCAAGATTAAGATCGATGAGTTCGACTGCATGACTTGAGAGGGGGGCAGTTTGAGGTCCCTCTTTGTCACTAGAATGTGTACTAGCATATGCGCACTAAGAGGGAATATATACTCATCTATGGTCTGTGAGTTCTACATGCAAATGTAGGACATGCCATAGGATGCAGTTAGTCATACTATATCTATACGAGGTGTTGAGTTTGAGGTATCAGTGGATGTCTTCGCTGGCATACTCGAGACCTCTTGAGTATCTGAGTCCTCGACTATAGTGGATCAAGTCGAGGACACACCAAACGTTGGGACATTTGGGTCATCTGCTAGCCCTATCGAGGCCGATCTAACAAGCAAAAACGTAGGCTCTTCAAATGGCAATAGGACTCAAGCTCTGGATGATGACCACAAAAAGGACTTATTTAGTCTTATGAGGAGATACTACACCCCGTTTGAGTCAAAGAACTCTTTCCAGCATAACATGTTGCTACCATTTTTCTAAATGTTACAACAAACATAGATCATGTGGCACGTAAGGCCACCTTCAATTGGACTCGTGCATAGTTCCTTCTACGCTTGGAAATTGGAGACCCTATTGACTTGCCATTTCAGGTATTTGCAAGGATCTGCTATGAGGCTAGCATTATCTCTACTAACAATCTTTCATATAGGGTGATTATTACTCGATTGCTACTACAACGGGGAGTGGAACCTCGAGCTGAGTGGCTAGCCGAGCAAATGAACCCATTCGACACAACCTCATATATGCGGAGCCTTGGACAGGCAAAGGGACGTGCTCGGCATGAGACTAGGCATTCACTAGATCTTCTACCAGTGACCCAGGCTAGGGCTGGTGTTGCTCCCTACAACAAGAGTACTAGTGGAGAGCTGATGAGTGGCGCTATAGGGGATACATGCCTTGCTTGGCTCGATGCAACTGTATCTATTATTACTACACACATCGATCGACAGATTGGGTCTCTACAGGCATCAATAGAGGACACTATGTCCTCAATTGGCAATCATTTAGATATCCTAAATGAAAAGGTCAATACGTTATCAGACTAATTTCGTATATATTTCAACATTGCATATTGAGCTATGCTAATccattttttacttttgtttttatcatttattgtaattttttagtATCTTTCTGTAATGAATAATATTGGTTAATATACTTCGTGTCTATGTATTTCAGTTCTCCACAATCTTTTAATTTATAGTTTTATGTTTAATATTATGTTCTTTCTTTTGATTTGgatatttaaattttcaaatttaaattccaaTATACAAACGTTTGAACCTTAAGCACATACGTTCAAATATTAGTACTCATCATTATGAGAAGACATTAGGCTTGAAACTACGAAACTATttgtacatataaatatatgttcaAATGTACTTTCTACGTTCGCATGTCTAATTATATACGTTCCAAAGAACTTAACTAAAAAAAGATAGTGTATTGTTAATGTTCAAAAGTATAACCCTTAATGTTTGGACGTTGATCAATTTATCTTTTAAGTGACGGTTTAAA
This genomic window from Carya illinoinensis cultivar Pawnee chromosome 7, C.illinoinensisPawnee_v1, whole genome shotgun sequence contains:
- the LOC122316970 gene encoding homeobox protein knotted-1-like 1; its protein translation is MEEFYRLNPVISSSNTSARFHGSMDNMLQFEEAEPEVGGSEMMDLIKNQISNHPLYPNLVSAYIECQKVGAPPEMASLLEEISRGNHYALGRTYSEIGANPELDEFMEAYCKTLYRYKEELSKPFDEATTFLSGIESQLNNLCKGTLTRTLDYRSDEATATSGEELSYGEVDAAALENQEFSSAGPSGDNELKEKLLRKYSGYLSNLMKEFLKKRKKGKLPKDATVALMDWWNTHYRWPYPTEEEKSRLSELTGLDQKQISNWFINQRKRHWKPAEDMRFALMDDVSSSAGRPMFFDPGDSTGR